In Scyliorhinus canicula chromosome 27, sScyCan1.1, whole genome shotgun sequence, the following proteins share a genomic window:
- the LOC119957843 gene encoding zinc finger protein 541-like isoform X1: protein MDCYSFTDESSLQTEMHLPLLSDSELPIASNIQRQEFISDPDDIIYAGMTSIELDSNLEAAEIPGDPFADNVDLSLYTVDKGCDSPKIPSDSTDTDSPPMLLGISPLPQKSTPEKGASKSEGKYGGLQKRRRLSARHSPQQAFQECSQCGKSFSSASALSKHYLTHSHERRHVCRICNKAFKRQDHLSGHLLTHQKNKPYVCMEHGCDKSYCDSRSLRRHYEVQHGLYCQREPFADSSSKDVDSTESMLYLQSGHTQTLQCEVGMAQRPTPQVESLSQRSTLPNRELLRPLTSSLSQKMPCDTRASGSKITLHYPTQTHATASVLTSPSICLSERSGTVRQSKYSIMQREHSSSLNCNMSDPYNRVNSSHFSVADPTVSCVESLDSYVVDSVIPGRPSQPAQYALESSRPASWPQAVSTNHTLSRNETVSARQQPSQDLVWTNNLATYSGSKGSYSYIVPNSQPPEEVSATFSSGALHKLDSFAQAFTRQNLDIQSNSSTAKSQGENSAVSEFDACGNVFRQLLSYKANLNQWQTFPEQKHQILQEQYSLQHQQQIATSLFTQVYMGEQEASPVQNQDQFQNHMLQLISDTQYNLSQSQNSVSQSQVLVTQSQHVLAQKIPSQIQNNGSQSHHPSELAQDFQHSLRQETTSPFLQFQTAKQCQLSKNILPCYPQETESTEQQTGPGLQPALRSVSECHKKSKKSPFKAQHTPQSVCEEDVVPNQLQSPSEQQLEGWSLPPCSNKRGRISNKDVCIKHYTVTGKSSKSVSVSRKERQKLDPNCTAPPSQVAMNSFSVQNSLPRSMEDYLQKASFHASVQGEDIYSLSSMPQEGDASSAVLCRDLVSSSTSQNLDENEENFRCERCQGVFHFLKGLNCHTCPREGMGKQHSLEDGVKSQKVTDNGIEKMEHGGLFFQYLEDKLSALLLKKPLEESVAMPLVIPVSVPVKSAGSKKDGKPVKSENSPVTPRKSVTTRLTDLIVSSNDSSAQVTETGKQANVNCRGHSKKQRRKRSRPEPLFIPSPASNQTGVLPGMVLYQSHMRSPVCLADHLLEKNFQPPPYTPPPMLSPIRHGSGLYFNRICSLPGSKVPHTTYTPKGILGSVVDGVDGIYGISVVKDDSIITIEPHINIGTRFQAEIPLLQDKSLVDDRVHQADLVWKPWDDIETNKVTQARVTDLLNLACSSVLPGGGTNLELALHCLHDTRGDILAALEVLLMKGVRRDPCHPLGDYHYTGTEKWTTAEKKMFNKAICLHNKDFFLMQKMIKYKTVAQCVEYYYTWKKQLKFEWKRTHLLEEEEIKRETDSPADGKEIKKLSFIASQGLSIPSQTSVSREKLKKKIVRSKPSPSPSVHCQTGAQDKNEKKFILGNFPCKECTKVFDKVKSRNAHMKCHRQQEEQERQAEMKRSRIRLKVEPKEEPEETILVFTSNNLSNITTP, encoded by the exons GTATAAGCCCTCTCCCTCAAAAGAGTACCCCTGAGAAAGGTGCAAGTAAAAGTGAAGGGAAATACGGAGGGCTGCAGAAGAGAAGACGTCTATCCGCGAGGCATTCTCCTCAGCAAGCAttccag GAGTGTAGCCAATGCGGAAAGTCATTCAGCAGTGCCAGTGCCCTGAGCAAACACTACTTGACACACAGTCATGAACGTCGGCATGTTTGCAGGATCTGCAATAAGGCCTTTAAGAGACAGGACCACTT ATCTGGACATTTGCTAACCCACCAAAAGAATAAACCTTACGTTTGTATGGAGCATGGATGCGACAAGAGTTATTGTGACTCCCGATCCTTACGCCGGCACTATGAAGTCCAGCATGGCTTGTATTGTCAGAGGGAGCCCTTTGCTGACAGCagctccaaagatgtggattcaACAGAGAGCATGCTGTACCTACAGAGTGGACATACTCAGACCCTTCAGTGCGAAGTGGGAATGGCACAGAGGCCTACACCTCAAGTTGAGTCTCTTTCTCAGAGATCCACTCTGCCTAACCGAGAACTGCTGAGGCCCCTCACGAGCAGCTTAAGCCAGAAAATGCCATGTGACACCAGAGCCAGTGGAAGCAAAATTACCTTGCACTACCCCACACAAACTCATGCTACTGCAAGCGTGCTTACTAGTCCAAGTATTTGTTTGTCAGAAAGGTCAGGCACTGTTAGACAATCCAAATACAGCATAATGCAAAGAGAGCATTCTTCTAGCTTAAACTGTAACATGTCTGATCCATACAACAGAGTAAACTCTTCACATTTCTCTGTAGCAGACCCCACTGTCTCTTGTGTAGAAAGCCTAGATTCTTATGTTGTGGATTCAGTGATCCCTGGTAGACCGTCACAGCCTGCACAATATGCTTTGGAGTCTTCAAGACCAGCAAGTTGGCCACAAGCTGTGAGCACAAATCATACATTATCAAGAAATGAAACTGTTTCTGCCAGGCAACAACCAAGTCAAGACCTTGTGTGGACCAACAACTTAGCAACTTACAGTGGCAGCAAAGGAAGTTATTCTTACATTGTCCCCAATTCCCAGCCTCCTGAAGAGGTATCTGCCACTTTTTCAAGTGGTGCTTTGCATAAGCTTGACTCATTTGCCCAGGCATTTACAAGGCAGAATTTGGATATTCAGTCAAATTCCTCTACTGCAAAGAGCCAGGGTGAAAATTCAGCCGTGTCTGAATTTGATGCTTGTGGAAATGTCTTCAGACAGCTTTTGAGTTACAAAGCTAATTTGAACCAGTGGCAAACCTTTCCTGAACAGAAACATCAAATACTGCAGGAACAGTACTCTCTGCAGCATCAACAGCAGATAGCAACTTCACTCTTTACGCAGGTCTACATGGGAGAGCAGGAGGCCTCCCCAGTGCAGAACCAAGACCAATTTCAAAACCATATGCTCCAGCTGATTTCTGATACTCAATACAACCTATCTCAATCCCAAAATTCGGTAAGTCAATCACAAGTGCTAGTTACCCAGTCCCAGCATGTacttgcccagaaaattccaTCCCAGATCCAGAATAATGGATCCCAATCGCATCATCCCTCAGAATTAGCACAGGATTTCCAGCATTCCTTAAGACAGGAAACCACTTCTCCATTTTTACAATTTCAAACCGCAAAACAGTGCCAACTCTCGAAGAACATTCTCCCTTGCTATCCGCAAGAGACAGAAAGTACAGAGCAGCAGACAGGACCTGGTTTGCAGCCTGCGTTAAGAAGTGTCTCAGAATGTCACAAGAAATCCAAGAAGAGTCCATTCAAGGCACAACATACTCCTCAGTCAGtgtgcgaagaagatgttgttcCGAATCAGCTTCAGTCACCGtcagagcagcagctggagggtTGGTCACTTCCACCCTGTAGCAACAAGAGAGGCAGAATCTCTAATAAAGATGTGTGTATAAAGCATTACACTGTTACAGGTAAATCCAGTAAGAGTGTGTCAGTTTCTCGAAAGGAGCGACAGAAATTAGATCCCAATTGCACTGCTCCTCCTAGTCAGGTGGCTATGAACTCCTTTTCTGTTCAGAATTCTTTGCCGAGGAGTATGGAAGACTATCTTCAGAAAGCATCTTTTCATGCTAGTGTCCAG GGTGAAGATATTTACAGTCTTTCCAGCATGCCACAAGAGGGAGATGCATCGTCAGCAGTGTTGTG CAGGGACTTGGTGAGTAGCAGCACTTCccaaaatttggatgaaaatgaagAGAACTTCAGGTGTGAGAGGTGTCAAGGTGTTTTCCATTTTCTAAAAGGACTAAACTGCCACACTTGTCCACGGGAAGGAATGGGAAAACAGCATTCATTGGAAGACGGTGTCAAGTCACAGAAG GTAACTGACAATGGAATTGAGAAAATGGAGCACGGCGGATTGTTCTTTCAATATCTGGAGGATAAACTCAGTGCTCTTCTGCTCAAGAAGCCACTGGAGGAAAGTGTGGCGATGCCTCTAGTGATCCCAGTCTCTGTACCAGTGAAATCTGCGGGTTCCAAGAAAGATGGCAAACCCGTGAAATCAGAGAATTCACCGGTTACACCAAGGAAGTCGGTCACAACAAGGCTGACTGATTTAATAGTGTCCTCAAATGACAGCTCTGCCCAG GTCACTGAAACTGGCAAACAAGCAAATGTAAATTGCAGAGGCCATTCCAAAAAGCAACGAAGGAAGCGATCTCGTCCAGAGCCGCTGTTTATCCCATCTCCAGCATCAAATCAGACTGGGGTGCTGCCAGGGATGGTGCTGTACCAGAGTCATATGCGTTCCCCTGTTTGCTTAGCTGATCACCTTCTGGAGAAAAACTTTCAACCTCCGCCATACACGCCTCCTCCGATGTTAAGTCCAATTCGCCATGGCTCAGGGCTTTACTTTAACAGAATCTGTTCTTTGCCAGGAAGCAAAGTACCACACACAACATACACTCCTAAAGGAATCTTGGGCAGTGTTGTAG ATGGTGTCGATGGAATTTATGGTATCTCCGTGGTTAAAGATGACTCCATAATCACCATAGAACC GCACATTAACATTGGGACACGGTTCCAGGCAGAGATTCCATTACTGCAAGACAAGTCGTTGGTGGATGATCGTGTTCACCAAGCAGACCTAGTGTGGAAGCCATGGGATGACATTGAAACCAACAAAGTCACTCAGGCAAGAG TGACGGACCTGCTCAACTTAGCTTGTTCAAGTGTGCTGCCTGGAGGAGGTACTAATCTGGAATTAGCTCTGCATTGTCTGCACGACACTCGAGGAGACATTTTG GCTGCCTTGGAGGTGTTACTAATGAAAGGTGTGAGGCGAGACCCTTGTCACCCTCTGGGAGATTACCACTACACTG GTACTGAGAAATGGACTACTGCAGAAAAAAAGATGTTCAATAAAGCAATTTGCCTTCACAATAAAGATTTCTTTCTAATGCAGAAGATG ATAAAATACAAAACCGTGGCACAATGTGTTGAATATTACTACACCTGGAAGAAACAGCTAAAATTTGAGTGGAAAAGAACACACTTGCTTGAGGAAGAGGAGATAAAGCGTGAGACAGACAGTCCCGCTGatggaaaagaaataaaaaagcTG tcGTTCATAGCCTCACAGGGTTTGAGCATTCCTTCCCAGACAAGTGTGAGCCGGGAAAAGCTCAAGAAGAAAATTGTACGGTCTAAGCCGAGCCCTTCTCCATCAGTTCACTGTCAGACGGGAGCCCAGGACAAGAATGAGAAAAAATTTATCCTGGGGAATTTCCCTTGTAAAGAGTGCACAAA AGTATTTGACAAAGTGAAAAGTCGAAACGCTCACATGAAATGCCACAGGCAGCAGGAGGAGCAAGAAAGACAGGCAGAGATGAAGCGGTCGAGGATACGTTTGAAAGTTGAGCCAAAGGAGGAACCAGAGGAGACCATTCTAGTCTTCACGTCAAACAATTTGTCAAACATTACCACACCATAA
- the LOC119957843 gene encoding zinc finger protein 541-like isoform X3, producing the protein MDCYSFTDESSLQTEMHLPLLSDSELPIASNIQRQEFISDPDDIIYAGMTSIELDSNLEAAEIPGDPFADNVDLSLYTVDKGCDSPKIPSDSTDTDSPPMLLGISPLPQKSTPEKGASKSEGKYGGLQKRRRLSARHSPQQAFQECSQCGKSFSSASALSKHYLTHSHERRHVCRICNKAFKRQDHLSGHLLTHQKNKPYVCMEHGCDKSYCDSRSLRRHYEVQHGLYCQREPFADSSSKDVDSTESMLYLQSGHTQTLQCEVGMAQRPTPQVESLSQRSTLPNRELLRPLTSSLSQKMPCDTRASGSKITLHYPTQTHATASVLTSPSICLSERSGTVRQSKYSIMQREHSSSLNCNMSDPYNRVNSSHFSVADPTVSCVESLDSYVVDSVIPGRPSQPAQYALESSRPASWPQAVSTNHTLSRNETVSARQQPSQDLVWTNNLATYSGSKGSYSYIVPNSQPPEEVSATFSSGALHKLDSFAQAFTRQNLDIQSNSSTAKSQGENSAVSEFDACGNVFRQLLSYKANLNQWQTFPEQKHQILQEQYSLQHQQQIATSLFTQVYMGEQEASPVQNQDQFQNHMLQLISDTQYNLSQSQNSGEDIYSLSSMPQEGDASSAVLCRDLVSSSTSQNLDENEENFRCERCQGVFHFLKGLNCHTCPREGMGKQHSLEDGVKSQKVTDNGIEKMEHGGLFFQYLEDKLSALLLKKPLEESVAMPLVIPVSVPVKSAGSKKDGKPVKSENSPVTPRKSVTTRLTDLIVSSNDSSAQVTETGKQANVNCRGHSKKQRRKRSRPEPLFIPSPASNQTGVLPGMVLYQSHMRSPVCLADHLLEKNFQPPPYTPPPMLSPIRHGSGLYFNRICSLPGSKVPHTTYTPKGILGSVVDGVDGIYGISVVKDDSIITIEPHINIGTRFQAEIPLLQDKSLVDDRVHQADLVWKPWDDIETNKVTQARVTDLLNLACSSVLPGGGTNLELALHCLHDTRGDILAALEVLLMKGVRRDPCHPLGDYHYTGTEKWTTAEKKMFNKAICLHNKDFFLMQKMIKYKTVAQCVEYYYTWKKQLKFEWKRTHLLEEEEIKRETDSPADGKEIKKLSFIASQGLSIPSQTSVSREKLKKKIVRSKPSPSPSVHCQTGAQDKNEKKFILGNFPCKECTKVFDKVKSRNAHMKCHRQQEEQERQAEMKRSRIRLKVEPKEEPEETILVFTSNNLSNITTP; encoded by the exons GTATAAGCCCTCTCCCTCAAAAGAGTACCCCTGAGAAAGGTGCAAGTAAAAGTGAAGGGAAATACGGAGGGCTGCAGAAGAGAAGACGTCTATCCGCGAGGCATTCTCCTCAGCAAGCAttccag GAGTGTAGCCAATGCGGAAAGTCATTCAGCAGTGCCAGTGCCCTGAGCAAACACTACTTGACACACAGTCATGAACGTCGGCATGTTTGCAGGATCTGCAATAAGGCCTTTAAGAGACAGGACCACTT ATCTGGACATTTGCTAACCCACCAAAAGAATAAACCTTACGTTTGTATGGAGCATGGATGCGACAAGAGTTATTGTGACTCCCGATCCTTACGCCGGCACTATGAAGTCCAGCATGGCTTGTATTGTCAGAGGGAGCCCTTTGCTGACAGCagctccaaagatgtggattcaACAGAGAGCATGCTGTACCTACAGAGTGGACATACTCAGACCCTTCAGTGCGAAGTGGGAATGGCACAGAGGCCTACACCTCAAGTTGAGTCTCTTTCTCAGAGATCCACTCTGCCTAACCGAGAACTGCTGAGGCCCCTCACGAGCAGCTTAAGCCAGAAAATGCCATGTGACACCAGAGCCAGTGGAAGCAAAATTACCTTGCACTACCCCACACAAACTCATGCTACTGCAAGCGTGCTTACTAGTCCAAGTATTTGTTTGTCAGAAAGGTCAGGCACTGTTAGACAATCCAAATACAGCATAATGCAAAGAGAGCATTCTTCTAGCTTAAACTGTAACATGTCTGATCCATACAACAGAGTAAACTCTTCACATTTCTCTGTAGCAGACCCCACTGTCTCTTGTGTAGAAAGCCTAGATTCTTATGTTGTGGATTCAGTGATCCCTGGTAGACCGTCACAGCCTGCACAATATGCTTTGGAGTCTTCAAGACCAGCAAGTTGGCCACAAGCTGTGAGCACAAATCATACATTATCAAGAAATGAAACTGTTTCTGCCAGGCAACAACCAAGTCAAGACCTTGTGTGGACCAACAACTTAGCAACTTACAGTGGCAGCAAAGGAAGTTATTCTTACATTGTCCCCAATTCCCAGCCTCCTGAAGAGGTATCTGCCACTTTTTCAAGTGGTGCTTTGCATAAGCTTGACTCATTTGCCCAGGCATTTACAAGGCAGAATTTGGATATTCAGTCAAATTCCTCTACTGCAAAGAGCCAGGGTGAAAATTCAGCCGTGTCTGAATTTGATGCTTGTGGAAATGTCTTCAGACAGCTTTTGAGTTACAAAGCTAATTTGAACCAGTGGCAAACCTTTCCTGAACAGAAACATCAAATACTGCAGGAACAGTACTCTCTGCAGCATCAACAGCAGATAGCAACTTCACTCTTTACGCAGGTCTACATGGGAGAGCAGGAGGCCTCCCCAGTGCAGAACCAAGACCAATTTCAAAACCATATGCTCCAGCTGATTTCTGATACTCAATACAACCTATCTCAATCCCAAAATTCG GGTGAAGATATTTACAGTCTTTCCAGCATGCCACAAGAGGGAGATGCATCGTCAGCAGTGTTGTG CAGGGACTTGGTGAGTAGCAGCACTTCccaaaatttggatgaaaatgaagAGAACTTCAGGTGTGAGAGGTGTCAAGGTGTTTTCCATTTTCTAAAAGGACTAAACTGCCACACTTGTCCACGGGAAGGAATGGGAAAACAGCATTCATTGGAAGACGGTGTCAAGTCACAGAAG GTAACTGACAATGGAATTGAGAAAATGGAGCACGGCGGATTGTTCTTTCAATATCTGGAGGATAAACTCAGTGCTCTTCTGCTCAAGAAGCCACTGGAGGAAAGTGTGGCGATGCCTCTAGTGATCCCAGTCTCTGTACCAGTGAAATCTGCGGGTTCCAAGAAAGATGGCAAACCCGTGAAATCAGAGAATTCACCGGTTACACCAAGGAAGTCGGTCACAACAAGGCTGACTGATTTAATAGTGTCCTCAAATGACAGCTCTGCCCAG GTCACTGAAACTGGCAAACAAGCAAATGTAAATTGCAGAGGCCATTCCAAAAAGCAACGAAGGAAGCGATCTCGTCCAGAGCCGCTGTTTATCCCATCTCCAGCATCAAATCAGACTGGGGTGCTGCCAGGGATGGTGCTGTACCAGAGTCATATGCGTTCCCCTGTTTGCTTAGCTGATCACCTTCTGGAGAAAAACTTTCAACCTCCGCCATACACGCCTCCTCCGATGTTAAGTCCAATTCGCCATGGCTCAGGGCTTTACTTTAACAGAATCTGTTCTTTGCCAGGAAGCAAAGTACCACACACAACATACACTCCTAAAGGAATCTTGGGCAGTGTTGTAG ATGGTGTCGATGGAATTTATGGTATCTCCGTGGTTAAAGATGACTCCATAATCACCATAGAACC GCACATTAACATTGGGACACGGTTCCAGGCAGAGATTCCATTACTGCAAGACAAGTCGTTGGTGGATGATCGTGTTCACCAAGCAGACCTAGTGTGGAAGCCATGGGATGACATTGAAACCAACAAAGTCACTCAGGCAAGAG TGACGGACCTGCTCAACTTAGCTTGTTCAAGTGTGCTGCCTGGAGGAGGTACTAATCTGGAATTAGCTCTGCATTGTCTGCACGACACTCGAGGAGACATTTTG GCTGCCTTGGAGGTGTTACTAATGAAAGGTGTGAGGCGAGACCCTTGTCACCCTCTGGGAGATTACCACTACACTG GTACTGAGAAATGGACTACTGCAGAAAAAAAGATGTTCAATAAAGCAATTTGCCTTCACAATAAAGATTTCTTTCTAATGCAGAAGATG ATAAAATACAAAACCGTGGCACAATGTGTTGAATATTACTACACCTGGAAGAAACAGCTAAAATTTGAGTGGAAAAGAACACACTTGCTTGAGGAAGAGGAGATAAAGCGTGAGACAGACAGTCCCGCTGatggaaaagaaataaaaaagcTG tcGTTCATAGCCTCACAGGGTTTGAGCATTCCTTCCCAGACAAGTGTGAGCCGGGAAAAGCTCAAGAAGAAAATTGTACGGTCTAAGCCGAGCCCTTCTCCATCAGTTCACTGTCAGACGGGAGCCCAGGACAAGAATGAGAAAAAATTTATCCTGGGGAATTTCCCTTGTAAAGAGTGCACAAA AGTATTTGACAAAGTGAAAAGTCGAAACGCTCACATGAAATGCCACAGGCAGCAGGAGGAGCAAGAAAGACAGGCAGAGATGAAGCGGTCGAGGATACGTTTGAAAGTTGAGCCAAAGGAGGAACCAGAGGAGACCATTCTAGTCTTCACGTCAAACAATTTGTCAAACATTACCACACCATAA